One Nocardiopsis gilva YIM 90087 genomic window, TGATCATGGGAATTTCTCTGACTCTGTCCGTTTTGCCGGAACAATTCCCATGATCATCGCGGGGAACTTGTGGCAAACCGGGCATACCCGGCGCCGGGTGATTCGCTATCCGGCTTTTGGGCCGTCCGCCCGCCCTCCCGGGAGCCGAGAGGCGCCCCCAGCCCCCTCCGCCGTCGCTGCCGCTTTTCACCACAGAGCGCCGGAAAGGGAACCACCAGACAAGGCCGCCCAGCAGACCCCCGGGACTCTCCCGATCCCTATCTAACCGGACAGGGTCCGCACTCTGCGGGTGGCGGTGGCGCGCGTGGCCAGGTCGGTGTCGGCGGGGTAGCGGATTTCCTCCAGGCTGAGGCCGTGGGGTGGGACGACGTGGACGGCCGAGTCGCGGACTCCGGCGTTGAGGACGGTTCGGGGCCATGACGTGTCGCGGCGGCCGTCGCCGACCGCGAGGACGGCGCCGACCAGGGCTCGGACCATGTTGTGGCAGAAGGCGTCGGCCTGGACGGTGCCCGCGTAGAGGTGCTCGTCCTCGCGCACCCACTCCAGGCGCAGCAGTTCGCGGATGGTCGTCGCGCCCTCGCGCTTGCGGCAGTAGGCGGCGAAGTCGTGTTCGCCGAGGAGCTCGGCCGCCGCCTGGTTCATGCGGTCCAGGTCGAGGGGGCGCTTGTGCCACAGGACGTCGTGGCGGCGCAGTGGGTCGACGCCGCCGGGGGCATCGCTGACCCGGTAGACGTAGCGGCGGTACAGCGGGGAGAAGCGGGCGTCGAAGCCCTCGGGAGCCGGGGCCACGGCGCGGACTCGGACGTCAGCGGGGAGGACCCCCGACAGGCGACGCAGCAGACGGTCACCCTCAGCGGCCCACAGATCCACAGGGACGTCCAGATGGGCCACCTGCCCACGTGCGTGCACGCCGGCGTCCGTCCGTCCGGCCACGGTCAACTGAACGCCGTCCAGACGCAGCACACGTGCCAGAGCGAACTGCAGTTCTCCCTGGACCGTTCGCCGTCCCGGCTGCTCGGCCCACCCGGAGAACTCGGTGCCGTCGTAGGCGATGTCCAGTCGCAGCCGGAGGAGCTCAGGCGTGCTCGTCGTGGGCGACGCCGGGTCGTGCATCTGTGGTCTCCAGGATCGTCGAGGTCGTGTGGGATCGCCGTCGTGCCGGTGGGGTGCGTGTCCCCAGGTACCCATGCCGCTGTGCTCCCCACCCGCGGCCCCGACGCACGAAGTGCCCGGCCCCCGGATCGGGGATCGGGCACTTCGTCGCGTAAGGCGATGCGTACGGCGCTCATGCCGACCGGGCCGGCATGAGGCCGATGACCGATGAAGCGCGAACGCTGAGCGTTCCTACTTCTCCTCGGTCGTCTCGTCGGCCTTGGTCTCGGCCTCGGCCGGAGCCTCGGTGGTCTCCTCGGCCTTGGCCTCGGTGGCCTGCTCCGCCGCCGGCGCGGCCGGGACGGTCGTGGCGGCCGGAGCGGACAGGGCCTCGACCAGCTCGATCACGGCCATCGGGGCGTTGTCGCCCTTGCGCGGACCGATCTTGGTGATCCGGGTGTACCCGCCGTTGCGGTTCTCGAAGCGCGGGCCGATCTCGGTGAACAGCTCGTGCACGACCGACTTGTCGCTGATCTTGGTCAGCACCTGGCGACGCGCGTGCAGGTCGCCGCGCTTGCCCAGGGTGATCAGCTTCTCAGCGTACGGGCGCAG contains:
- the truA gene encoding tRNA pseudouridine(38-40) synthase TruA, producing MHDPASPTTSTPELLRLRLDIAYDGTEFSGWAEQPGRRTVQGELQFALARVLRLDGVQLTVAGRTDAGVHARGQVAHLDVPVDLWAAEGDRLLRRLSGVLPADVRVRAVAPAPEGFDARFSPLYRRYVYRVSDAPGGVDPLRRHDVLWHKRPLDLDRMNQAAAELLGEHDFAAYCRKREGATTIRELLRLEWVREDEHLYAGTVQADAFCHNMVRALVGAVLAVGDGRRDTSWPRTVLNAGVRDSAVHVVPPHGLSLEEIRYPADTDLATRATATRRVRTLSG
- the rplQ gene encoding 50S ribosomal protein L17 — translated: MPTPTKGPRLGAGPAHERLMLANLATALFQHGRIKTTEAKAKRLRPYAEKLITLGKRGDLHARRQVLTKISDKSVVHELFTEIGPRFENRNGGYTRITKIGPRKGDNAPMAVIELVEALSAPAATTVPAAPAAEQATEAKAEETTEAPAEAETKADETTEEK